In Paractinoplanes brasiliensis, the following proteins share a genomic window:
- a CDS encoding alpha/beta hydrolase produces MARKAIIFHGTGGSPHVAWYPWLAARLAARGYAVEVPHYPTVNVEPIAEFLPKVLAAHTFDEQTVLIGHSGGAALLLALLEHVTVDQAVLVAGYCTPPNDEDEPVLQPAYDWRAIRSHVRDLYFINSRLDPYGCDEHQGRAMFDRLGGTQIVRDDGHFGDHDQAYDEFPLVDKLVD; encoded by the coding sequence ATGGCACGCAAGGCGATCATCTTCCACGGCACCGGCGGCAGCCCCCACGTGGCGTGGTATCCGTGGCTGGCCGCCCGCCTGGCCGCGCGCGGCTACGCCGTCGAGGTGCCGCACTACCCCACGGTCAACGTCGAGCCGATCGCCGAGTTCCTGCCCAAGGTGCTCGCCGCCCACACGTTCGACGAGCAGACAGTGCTGATCGGGCACTCGGGCGGGGCCGCGCTGCTGCTGGCCCTGCTCGAGCACGTCACCGTCGACCAGGCCGTCCTCGTCGCCGGCTACTGCACGCCACCCAACGACGAGGACGAGCCCGTGCTGCAGCCCGCCTACGACTGGCGGGCCATCCGCAGCCATGTCCGCGACCTGTATTTCATCAACTCGCGCCTGGACCCGTACGGCTGCGACGAGCACCAGGGGCGAGCGATGTTCGACCGCCTCGGCGGCACCCAGATCGTCCGCGACGACGGCCACTTCGGCGACCACGACCAGGCGTACGACGAATTCCCCCTGGTCGACAAGCTGGTTGACTAG
- a CDS encoding aminopeptidase P family protein: MAEQKAAQPAAKTETHDPGFPEAFLQFMRGGWREDPLAVTPLPEVPNYEKRRDALSEAFPGETLIIPSGNEKVRANDTDYPFRPGSDFVYLTGDRDPDSVLVLRPTGSGHDAVLYTRQRNSKDTDAFFRSRNGELWIGRTHTLSEKSTELGVETAPLSELGSALAGSAPGRTRVLRGLDPAVDRAVLAYEPNREQPRDRELAWVLSELKLVKDEWEVAQLQAAIDATVRGFEDVARVLPADRPVKERLLEGVFGLRARHDGNDVGYGSIVGAGAHATILHWVRNTGVTKPGELLLMDMGVEGDNFYTADVTRTVPVSGQFTPLQRQVYDIVHASQQAGMDAIRPGVLFKDVHNVCMRVLAEGLNDLGLLPVSVDEAMSEESTVYRRWTLHGFGHMLGIDVHDCNNARNEAYRDGPLQEGYVLTVEPGLYFQPEDELVPEELRGVGVRIEDDVLVTGDGYKNLSAGLPRSSADVEAWMASQREAGPRLPG; the protein is encoded by the coding sequence ATGGCCGAGCAGAAGGCAGCGCAACCCGCGGCCAAGACGGAGACCCACGACCCCGGCTTCCCCGAGGCTTTCCTGCAGTTCATGCGGGGCGGGTGGCGTGAGGACCCGCTGGCCGTCACCCCCCTGCCCGAGGTGCCGAACTACGAGAAGCGCCGCGACGCGCTGTCCGAGGCCTTCCCGGGCGAGACGCTGATCATTCCGTCCGGCAACGAGAAGGTCCGCGCCAACGACACGGACTACCCGTTCCGCCCCGGCAGCGACTTCGTGTACCTGACCGGCGACCGTGACCCCGACAGCGTGCTCGTGCTGCGGCCCACCGGCTCGGGGCACGATGCGGTGCTCTACACGCGTCAGCGCAACTCCAAGGACACCGACGCGTTCTTCCGCAGCCGCAACGGCGAGTTGTGGATCGGGCGCACGCACACGCTCTCCGAGAAGTCGACCGAGCTCGGCGTCGAGACCGCCCCGCTGAGCGAGCTCGGCTCGGCGCTGGCCGGCTCCGCCCCCGGGCGCACCCGCGTGCTGCGCGGGCTCGACCCTGCGGTCGACCGGGCCGTCCTGGCGTACGAGCCGAACCGGGAACAGCCCCGCGACCGTGAGCTGGCCTGGGTGCTCAGCGAGCTCAAGCTGGTCAAGGACGAGTGGGAGGTCGCCCAGCTGCAGGCCGCGATCGACGCGACCGTCCGCGGCTTCGAGGACGTCGCCCGGGTGCTGCCCGCCGACCGCCCCGTCAAGGAGCGGCTGCTCGAGGGCGTGTTCGGGCTGCGGGCGCGGCACGACGGCAACGACGTCGGCTACGGCTCGATCGTCGGCGCCGGCGCGCACGCGACGATCCTGCACTGGGTGCGCAACACCGGCGTCACCAAGCCGGGCGAGTTGCTGCTGATGGACATGGGCGTCGAGGGCGACAACTTCTACACCGCCGACGTGACCCGCACGGTGCCGGTGTCGGGGCAGTTCACGCCGCTGCAGCGCCAGGTCTACGACATCGTGCACGCGTCGCAGCAGGCCGGCATGGACGCGATCAGGCCGGGCGTGCTGTTCAAGGACGTGCACAACGTCTGCATGCGGGTGCTGGCCGAAGGGCTGAACGACCTGGGCCTGCTGCCGGTGAGCGTCGACGAGGCGATGAGCGAGGAGAGCACGGTCTACCGCCGGTGGACGCTGCACGGGTTCGGGCACATGCTCGGCATCGACGTGCACGACTGCAACAACGCGCGCAACGAGGCGTACCGGGACGGGCCGCTGCAGGAGGGCTATGTGCTCACCGTCGAGCCCGGCCTTTACTTCCAGCCGGAGGACGAACTGGTGCCCGAGGAGCTGCGGGGCGTCGGCGTGCGCATCGAGGACGACGTGCTGGTGACCGGCGACGGGTACAAGAACCTGTCGGCCGGGCTGCCCCGCTCGTCGGCCGACGTCGAGGCGTGGATGGCGTCCCAGCGCGAGGCGGGCCCGCGCCTGCCGGGCTAG
- a CDS encoding carbohydrate kinase family protein: MGYAVVLGEALIDLQEAEHDGEVVYRQAIGGAPLNVAVGATRLGGQVQYVGSLSDDVLGNRIAGFLTERGVGTDGVKRVPVPTTLAVTTFVGAEPTFTFYGEPPSYALLGPGDLDTATVAGADVVYTGSISLLREPFRAAARAAWATPGPLRVFDPNARPTLLPDGAAVTHLRELSEEFFATADLVKLSSADAEVLYDGAAPEQAAERIRGLGAKAVVVTAGSKGAYINAADGATMLAAPKVDAVDATGAGDSVMGALVRRLLADGLPKDLEGWQRNVQFALNVAALVCERRGGAVAMPTAGEVSARWPSQY, encoded by the coding sequence ATGGGCTATGCGGTGGTGCTCGGCGAGGCGCTGATCGACCTCCAGGAGGCCGAGCACGACGGCGAGGTGGTCTACCGCCAGGCGATCGGCGGCGCGCCGCTCAACGTCGCCGTCGGCGCGACCCGGCTCGGGGGCCAGGTGCAGTACGTGGGTTCGCTCAGCGACGACGTGCTGGGCAACCGGATCGCCGGGTTCCTGACCGAACGCGGCGTCGGCACGGACGGCGTCAAACGGGTGCCGGTGCCGACCACGCTGGCGGTCACCACGTTCGTGGGGGCCGAGCCGACGTTCACCTTCTACGGCGAACCACCCTCGTACGCGCTGCTCGGCCCGGGCGACCTCGACACGGCCACGGTGGCCGGGGCCGACGTCGTCTACACCGGCTCGATCAGCCTGCTGCGCGAACCGTTCCGGGCTGCCGCCCGCGCCGCCTGGGCGACCCCCGGGCCGCTGCGCGTGTTCGACCCGAACGCACGGCCCACCCTGCTGCCCGACGGCGCCGCGGTGACCCACCTGCGGGAGCTGTCGGAGGAGTTCTTCGCCACGGCAGACCTGGTCAAGCTGAGTTCGGCCGACGCCGAGGTGCTCTACGACGGCGCGGCGCCCGAGCAGGCCGCCGAACGCATCCGCGGCCTCGGGGCAAAAGCCGTCGTGGTCACCGCGGGCTCGAAGGGCGCTTACATCAACGCCGCCGACGGCGCCACGATGCTGGCCGCGCCCAAGGTCGACGCGGTCGACGCGACCGGCGCCGGCGACTCGGTGATGGGCGCCCTGGTTCGCCGCCTGCTCGCCGACGGCCTCCCCAAGGACCTGGAAGGCTGGCAGCGCAACGTGCAGTTCGCCCTCAACGTGGCGGCGCTGGTGTGCGAACGCCGCGGCGGGGCCGTCGCGATGCCGACCGCCGGCGAGGTCAGCGCCCGATGGCCTTCTCAATACTGA
- a CDS encoding thioesterase family protein, whose product MELPEFSPGLSARVELTVTDADTAQAVGSGDVPVLGTPRVLALAEAATVAATARLIPGGITTVGVRAEIAHLAPTPVGRQVYALATLAKVDGRKLYFEVVVREGETLVAEVRVERAVLDRQRFIEKALSIEKAIGR is encoded by the coding sequence ATGGAGCTTCCGGAGTTCTCGCCCGGTCTCAGCGCCCGGGTGGAATTGACCGTCACCGACGCCGACACCGCCCAGGCGGTCGGCTCGGGCGACGTGCCTGTGCTGGGCACGCCGCGTGTGCTGGCCCTGGCCGAGGCGGCCACCGTGGCCGCCACGGCCCGCCTGATCCCGGGCGGGATCACCACGGTGGGGGTGCGCGCCGAGATCGCACACCTGGCGCCCACACCGGTCGGGCGCCAGGTGTACGCGCTGGCCACGCTGGCCAAGGTCGACGGGCGCAAGCTGTACTTCGAGGTCGTGGTGCGCGAGGGCGAGACGCTGGTGGCCGAGGTGCGGGTCGAGCGGGCGGTGCTCGACCGTCAACGCTTCATCGAGAAGGCGCTCAGTATTGAGAAGGCCATCGGGCGCTGA
- a CDS encoding PH domain-containing protein, producing MTATEPPGTAVAEPEPRRRLHPLSPLLHGAKSIAVIVAALSWQTLSQVGLERFAIVVAVIAVGVVLFSIVGWLTTGYQVVGRELRISDGVVWRRNRAIPLERLQAVELRRPLLAQLTGLAELRLEVIGGGKTEAPLAYLTVREAGALRERLLRLAGRTGGMEAQPTGHPDAEAPTVPALERPLLRVRNRDLVVSQLLTPQAFFLPVGVAFVVLQFVLEGSWTFIGIASTVTAMAGVLLQPVRRVLQDWDFRLARDPEGRLAVRYGLLETRSQVVPLNRVQAVGATWPLLWRGQGWLHLRLDIAGYAGEPGNGDAKRSDRLLPVGDFATARALVWEVLPGVDLATLATSPPPPRARWLNPFSLRSIGVGLTPEVFVSRWGLLTREMHIVPYARLQSVRVVQGPLQRLTGLATVYADTARGRAGQAKDRDLAEAYALAAELAVRACHARGPRTP from the coding sequence GTGACAGCCACCGAGCCCCCCGGCACGGCGGTCGCGGAGCCGGAGCCGCGCCGCCGCCTCCACCCGCTGAGCCCGCTGTTGCACGGGGCCAAGAGCATCGCCGTCATCGTGGCCGCGCTGTCCTGGCAGACGCTGTCGCAGGTGGGGCTGGAGCGGTTCGCGATCGTGGTGGCGGTCATCGCGGTCGGCGTCGTGCTGTTCTCGATCGTCGGCTGGCTCACCACGGGCTATCAGGTCGTGGGTCGTGAGCTGCGCATCTCCGACGGAGTGGTGTGGCGGCGCAACCGGGCCATCCCGCTCGAACGGCTGCAGGCGGTGGAGTTGCGGCGGCCGCTGCTGGCCCAGCTCACCGGTCTGGCCGAGCTGCGCCTCGAGGTGATCGGCGGGGGCAAGACCGAGGCCCCGCTGGCGTACCTGACGGTGCGGGAGGCGGGGGCCCTTCGGGAGCGGCTTCTGCGGCTGGCCGGGCGTACGGGGGGCATGGAAGCGCAACCCACCGGCCACCCGGACGCCGAGGCGCCCACCGTGCCCGCCCTCGAACGCCCGCTCCTGCGGGTCAGGAACCGTGATCTGGTGGTCAGCCAGCTGCTCACCCCGCAGGCGTTCTTCCTGCCGGTCGGTGTGGCGTTCGTGGTGCTGCAGTTCGTGCTGGAGGGGTCGTGGACGTTCATCGGGATCGCCAGCACGGTGACCGCCATGGCGGGTGTGCTGTTGCAGCCCGTACGCCGGGTGTTGCAGGACTGGGATTTCCGGCTCGCCCGTGACCCGGAGGGCCGGCTCGCGGTGCGTTACGGCCTGCTCGAGACGCGCAGCCAGGTGGTGCCGCTGAACCGGGTGCAGGCCGTCGGGGCGACCTGGCCGTTGCTGTGGCGGGGGCAGGGCTGGCTGCATCTGCGTCTCGACATCGCCGGGTACGCGGGTGAGCCCGGCAACGGTGACGCGAAGCGCTCCGACCGCCTGCTGCCGGTGGGGGATTTCGCGACCGCGCGGGCGCTCGTGTGGGAGGTGCTGCCCGGGGTCGACCTGGCCACGCTGGCCACGTCGCCGCCTCCGCCGCGGGCCCGCTGGCTCAACCCGTTCTCGTTGCGGTCGATCGGCGTGGGGCTCACCCCCGAGGTGTTCGTGTCCCGCTGGGGGCTGCTGACCCGCGAGATGCACATCGTGCCGTACGCGCGGCTGCAGAGCGTACGGGTGGTGCAGGGCCCGCTGCAGCGGCTGACCGGCCTGGCCACCGTGTACGCCGACACCGCGCGCGGGCGGGCCGGGCAGGCCAAGGACAGGGATCTCGCCGAGGCGTACGCGCTGGCCGCCGAATTGGCCGTGCGGGCGTGCCACGCCCGTGGGCCGCGGACACCCTAA
- a CDS encoding PH domain-containing protein: MTVDALTPWPDTVDWRPVSPKLITVELIVRWAWTLVVVAGLCVGLVLQGHWLWQLGIALVVANAIWRSFVTVRAVRAWGYAERDNDLLVRHGLLIRRLSIVPYARMQFVDVTAGPLERAFGLATVQLHTAAAASDARIPGLPPAEAARLRDRLTALGEDRAEGL; encoded by the coding sequence GTGACCGTCGACGCCCTCACGCCCTGGCCCGACACCGTGGATTGGCGCCCGGTCTCGCCCAAGCTGATCACAGTGGAGCTGATCGTCCGCTGGGCCTGGACCCTTGTTGTGGTCGCCGGCCTCTGCGTGGGCCTGGTGCTGCAGGGCCACTGGCTGTGGCAGCTCGGCATCGCGCTGGTCGTCGCGAACGCGATCTGGCGCTCGTTCGTCACGGTCCGGGCCGTACGCGCCTGGGGTTACGCCGAGCGCGACAACGACCTGCTGGTGCGGCACGGCCTGCTCATCCGGCGGCTCTCGATTGTTCCGTACGCGCGGATGCAGTTCGTCGACGTGACGGCGGGCCCGCTGGAACGGGCGTTCGGGCTGGCCACCGTGCAGTTGCACACCGCCGCGGCGGCCAGCGACGCCCGCATCCCCGGGCTGCCGCCGGCCGAAGCGGCCCGGTTGCGTGACAGGTTGACCGCGCTCGGCGAGGACCGGGCCGAGGGACTGTGA
- a CDS encoding AAA family ATPase, producing the protein MAQPLTPETETTSGSGAPVPPAQDASQLERAMFEVKRVIVGQDRMVERMFVALLARGHCLLEGVPGVAKTLAVETLARVVGGSFSRVQFTPDLVPADIVGTRIYRQSSEKFDVELGPVFVNFLLADEINRAPAKVQSALLEVMAEHQVSIGGQSHEVPTPFLVMATQNPIEQEGVYPLPEAQRDRFLMKILVGYPTDAEEREIVYRMGVSAPEPKPVFTTEDLLGLQRRADQVFVHNALVDYTVRLVLATRAPAQHGMPDVAQLIQYGASPRASLGIVRATRALALLRGRDYALPQDVQDIAPDILRHRLVLSYDALADDIPADHIVARIMQSVPLPSVAARQGTSPNGVHPAAPVSGGPQPQTGAQWPAQH; encoded by the coding sequence GTGGCTCAGCCGCTAACGCCCGAGACCGAGACGACTTCCGGCAGCGGCGCGCCCGTACCGCCGGCCCAGGACGCGTCCCAGCTCGAGCGCGCCATGTTCGAGGTCAAGCGGGTGATCGTCGGCCAGGACAGAATGGTCGAGCGGATGTTCGTGGCGCTGCTCGCGCGCGGGCACTGCCTGCTCGAAGGCGTGCCCGGCGTGGCCAAGACGCTCGCCGTGGAAACCCTGGCCCGGGTCGTGGGCGGCTCGTTCTCCCGCGTCCAGTTCACGCCCGACCTGGTGCCGGCCGACATCGTGGGCACCCGCATCTACCGCCAGTCGAGCGAGAAGTTCGACGTCGAACTGGGCCCCGTCTTCGTCAACTTCCTGCTCGCCGACGAGATCAACCGCGCCCCGGCCAAAGTGCAGTCGGCGTTGCTCGAGGTGATGGCCGAACACCAGGTGTCGATCGGCGGCCAGAGCCACGAGGTCCCCACCCCGTTCCTGGTGATGGCCACGCAGAACCCGATCGAGCAGGAAGGCGTCTACCCCCTGCCCGAGGCGCAGCGCGACCGCTTCCTCATGAAAATCCTGGTGGGCTACCCGACCGACGCCGAGGAACGCGAAATCGTCTACCGGATGGGTGTGAGCGCCCCCGAGCCCAAGCCGGTCTTCACCACCGAGGACCTGCTGGGCCTGCAACGCCGCGCCGACCAGGTGTTCGTGCACAACGCGCTGGTCGACTACACCGTACGGCTGGTGCTGGCCACCCGAGCCCCAGCCCAGCACGGCATGCCCGACGTCGCCCAGCTCATCCAGTACGGCGCCAGCCCGCGCGCCTCGCTGGGCATCGTCCGCGCGACCCGGGCGCTGGCGCTGCTGCGCGGCCGCGACTACGCGCTGCCCCAGGACGTCCAGGACATCGCGCCCGACATTCTGCGGCACCGGCTCGTCCTCAGCTACGACGCGCTGGCCGACGACATCCCGGCCGACCACATCGTGGCCCGCATCATGCAGAGCGTCCCGCTGCCCTCGGTGGCCGCCCGCCAAGGCACCTCGCCCAACGGCGTCCACCCGGCCGCCCCGGTCAGCGGCGGACCGCAGCCCCAGACTGGTGCGCAGTGGCCGGCCCAGCACTGA
- a CDS encoding DUF58 domain-containing protein — protein MAGPALIPDAGTARADAVLSRLQLLVTRKLDGLLQGDYAGLLPGPGSEAGESREYRPGDDVRRMDWPVTARTTLPHVRRTVADRELETWMAIDLSASLDFGTAKMLKRDLVLAAATAMAHLTVRGGNRIGAVVGTGSAAAAPPAGRFRRKRAPETPATPTVVRMPARPGRKEAQGLLRAIAHTQIRPGRADLGELVDLLNRPPRRRGVAVVISDFMAPVDGWSRPVRKLAVRHDVLAIEVVDPRELELPDVGVLTLADPETGALHEVQTADPALRRRYAEAAAEQRGAIAGALRAAGAAHLRLRTDTDWLLDVVRFVAAQRHARTRGTTR, from the coding sequence GTGGCCGGCCCAGCACTGATCCCCGACGCCGGCACCGCCCGGGCCGACGCCGTCCTCTCCCGGCTGCAACTGCTCGTCACCCGCAAACTCGACGGGCTGCTCCAAGGCGACTACGCGGGCCTGCTCCCGGGCCCGGGCAGCGAAGCCGGCGAATCCCGCGAATACCGGCCCGGCGACGACGTCCGCCGGATGGACTGGCCGGTCACCGCGCGCACCACGCTGCCACACGTCCGCCGCACCGTCGCCGACCGCGAACTCGAAACCTGGATGGCGATCGACCTGAGCGCCAGCCTCGACTTCGGCACGGCCAAGATGCTCAAACGCGACCTGGTGCTGGCCGCGGCCACGGCAATGGCGCATTTGACCGTGCGCGGGGGCAACCGCATCGGCGCTGTCGTGGGCACCGGCTCCGCTGCCGCAGCGCCCCCCGCGGGCCGCTTCCGCCGCAAACGCGCCCCCGAGACCCCGGCCACCCCCACCGTCGTACGGATGCCCGCCCGCCCCGGCCGCAAAGAGGCCCAAGGTTTGCTGCGCGCGATCGCTCACACCCAGATCCGGCCCGGCCGCGCCGACCTGGGCGAACTGGTCGACCTGCTCAACCGGCCGCCGCGCCGCCGGGGCGTGGCCGTCGTCATCTCCGACTTCATGGCCCCCGTCGACGGCTGGTCCCGGCCAGTCCGCAAACTCGCCGTCCGCCACGACGTGCTGGCCATCGAAGTCGTCGACCCGCGCGAACTCGAACTGCCCGACGTCGGCGTGCTCACCCTGGCCGACCCCGAGACCGGCGCGCTGCACGAAGTGCAGACAGCCGACCCCGCACTGCGCCGCCGCTACGCTGAGGCCGCCGCCGAACAGCGCGGCGCGATCGCCGGGGCCCTGCGCGCGGCCGGCGCCGCCCACCTACGCCTGCGCACCGACACCGACTGGCTGCTGGACGTGGTCCGATTCGTGGCCGCCCAGCGACACGCACGCACCCGGGGGACAACCCGATGA
- a CDS encoding 26S proteasome regulatory subunit RPN10 — protein MIRFLEPWWLLAVLPVLALAGLYTWRQFRKRHYAMRFTNVDLLRTLAPKGLGWRRHVSAAAFLLSLLTLGTALARPSVDKEEPLERATVMLAIDVSLSMEADDVAPNRIEAAQEAAKAFVNELPPTYNLGLVSFAKAANVLVPPTKDRSQVTSAIDGLTLAEATATGEAVFTSLDAIRAVPADGADGAPPARIVLLSDGYRTSGRSIEDAASAASQANVPVSTIAFGTDTGVVDIRGALQRVPVDRLSLQQLAENTEGHFYEAASVNELKQVYEDMGSSIGHRVEPREVTQWYAGVALLLGLVAAGLSLLWTSRLP, from the coding sequence ATGATCCGCTTCCTGGAGCCGTGGTGGCTCCTGGCAGTCCTGCCGGTCCTGGCCCTGGCCGGCCTGTACACGTGGCGGCAGTTCCGCAAACGCCACTACGCGATGCGCTTCACCAATGTCGACCTGCTGCGCACGCTCGCCCCCAAAGGCCTGGGCTGGCGCCGGCACGTCTCGGCGGCCGCGTTCCTGCTGTCGCTGCTGACCCTGGGCACGGCGCTGGCCCGCCCCTCGGTCGACAAAGAGGAACCGCTCGAACGGGCCACCGTGATGCTGGCCATCGATGTTTCGCTGTCGATGGAGGCCGACGACGTCGCGCCCAACCGCATCGAAGCCGCGCAGGAAGCGGCCAAGGCGTTCGTCAACGAGCTGCCACCCACGTACAACCTGGGACTGGTGTCCTTCGCCAAGGCGGCCAACGTGCTGGTGCCGCCGACCAAGGACCGCTCCCAGGTCACCTCCGCGATCGACGGGCTGACGCTGGCCGAGGCGACCGCCACCGGTGAGGCCGTGTTCACGTCGCTCGACGCCATCCGCGCCGTCCCGGCCGACGGGGCCGACGGCGCTCCCCCGGCCCGCATCGTGCTGCTCTCCGACGGCTACCGCACGTCCGGCCGCTCGATCGAGGACGCGGCGTCGGCGGCGTCCCAGGCCAACGTGCCGGTCTCGACGATCGCGTTCGGCACCGACACGGGCGTGGTCGACATCCGAGGCGCCCTGCAGCGGGTGCCGGTCGACCGGTTGTCGCTGCAGCAGCTCGCCGAGAACACCGAAGGCCACTTCTACGAGGCGGCCTCGGTCAACGAGCTCAAGCAGGTGTACGAGGACATGGGCAGCTCCATCGGTCACCGGGTGGAGCCGCGCGAGGTCACCCAGTGGTATGCCGGGGTCGCGCTGCTGCTGGGGCTGGTGGCGGCCGGTCTGTCGCTGCTGTGGACGTCGCGTCTGCCCTAG
- a CDS encoding IS982 family transposase, protein MDADLDTLLIALYVELDDRIIPASRPRRARRGPGRPPLVTDAELCCLAVAQVLLRYNDEHHWLRAAPGRVGHLFPRLLSQSEYNERLKNAADLFEAALRWLAGRTPGSAEPLRLMDATPIGCGQSKTTAQRSDLFGYAGYGYESAHSRWYWGTKLLLITTPDGTVTGFSLANPKLAGEREQTRQTLTRQPINRPEPGSIIVTDKGLSGADVEEFLDDLDLTLVRPARRDEKTPRPFPNWLRQRIEAIIWTLKNQLGLEHHNARVPAGLWTRVLQRLLALNAVIWHNWTIDAPVKRSLIAYDH, encoded by the coding sequence TTGGACGCCGACCTGGACACTCTTCTGATCGCACTGTACGTGGAACTCGACGACCGGATCATCCCGGCCTCACGCCCCCGCCGGGCCCGGCGGGGACCTGGCAGGCCACCGCTGGTCACCGACGCGGAACTGTGCTGCCTGGCGGTGGCGCAGGTTCTGCTGCGCTACAACGACGAACACCACTGGCTACGTGCCGCGCCGGGCAGGGTCGGGCATTTGTTCCCCCGCCTGTTGAGCCAAAGCGAATACAACGAACGCCTCAAGAACGCAGCCGACCTGTTCGAAGCAGCCCTGCGCTGGCTCGCCGGGCGGACACCGGGCAGCGCCGAACCGCTGCGCCTGATGGACGCCACACCGATCGGGTGCGGGCAGTCCAAGACCACCGCGCAACGCTCGGATCTGTTCGGCTACGCCGGCTACGGCTACGAATCAGCGCACTCCCGCTGGTACTGGGGCACGAAACTGTTGCTGATCACCACCCCGGACGGCACGGTCACCGGGTTCAGCCTGGCGAACCCGAAACTGGCCGGCGAACGCGAACAGACCCGCCAGACCCTGACCCGCCAGCCGATCAACCGGCCCGAACCCGGCAGCATCATCGTCACCGACAAGGGCCTCTCCGGCGCCGACGTCGAAGAATTCCTCGACGACCTGGACCTGACCCTGGTACGCCCGGCCCGCCGGGACGAGAAAACCCCGCGCCCGTTCCCGAACTGGCTGCGCCAACGCATCGAAGCGATCATCTGGACCCTGAAAAACCAGCTCGGCCTCGAACACCACAACGCGCGTGTCCCCGCCGGACTCTGGACCCGCGTCCTGCAACGCCTCCTCGCCCTCAACGCCGTGATCTGGCACAACTGGACCATCGACGCACCGGTCAAACGCTCACTAATCGCCTACGACCACTAA
- a CDS encoding alpha/beta hydrolase: MRILPLALALAGLVAATSLVVLTVAGPAVVAPAAAGPAATGFPPRSTLPNGGPVQAATVYRVAYRETAVRMLAAGCPYAGWAAQGRQFLQFDPAGDGRAVEVLGDLANATRLAILVPGVDTTLADFDRGLGGVPRRAPGAQARNLYAALSMRAPDTAVIAWLGYDPPEGIGLAAATEGRARDGAAALTAFVRDLLRWRPDAAVTLIGHSYGSVVVGLAAERLPEVRDVVTLGAPGIGVDHAGDLGGARVWSALAPTDWIRRIPQVRVLGLGLGPQPSSAGFGARELPTDGVAGHDFYLVPGSVTLKAVGDVVLSGGAHHESWGRVS, encoded by the coding sequence ATGCGAATCCTGCCGCTCGCCCTTGCCCTCGCCGGCCTCGTCGCAGCGACCAGCCTTGTCGTGCTGACCGTCGCTGGTCCGGCTGTCGTCGCTCCGGCTGCTGCCGGCCCGGCCGCCACCGGCTTCCCGCCGCGGTCCACGTTGCCCAACGGCGGTCCCGTTCAGGCCGCCACTGTCTACAGGGTGGCCTACCGTGAAACCGCCGTTCGCATGCTGGCCGCCGGTTGCCCGTACGCCGGCTGGGCCGCCCAGGGCCGCCAGTTCCTGCAGTTCGACCCGGCCGGGGACGGACGCGCCGTCGAAGTGCTCGGCGACCTCGCCAACGCCACCCGGCTCGCGATCCTGGTGCCCGGCGTCGACACCACGCTGGCCGACTTCGACCGCGGGCTCGGCGGGGTGCCGCGCCGCGCCCCCGGGGCGCAGGCCCGCAACCTGTACGCGGCGCTGAGCATGCGCGCCCCGGACACCGCAGTCATCGCCTGGCTCGGCTACGACCCGCCAGAGGGTATCGGTCTCGCCGCCGCGACCGAGGGCCGGGCCAGGGACGGCGCGGCCGCGCTCACCGCCTTCGTGCGCGACTTGCTGCGGTGGCGACCGGACGCCGCGGTGACGCTGATCGGGCACAGCTACGGCTCGGTCGTGGTCGGGCTGGCCGCGGAACGGTTGCCCGAGGTTCGCGACGTCGTGACACTCGGCGCGCCCGGCATCGGGGTGGACCACGCCGGCGACCTCGGCGGGGCCCGGGTCTGGTCGGCGCTGGCCCCGACGGACTGGATCCGCCGCATCCCGCAGGTGCGCGTGCTCGGCCTGGGGCTGGGGCCGCAGCCCAGTTCGGCGGGTTTCGGCGCCCGGGAGCTGCCGACCGACGGGGTGGCGGGGCACGACTTCTATCTCGTGCCGGGGAGCGTGACCTTGAAGGCCGTGGGCGATGTCGTCCTCTCGGGTGGTGCTCACCACGAGTCGTGGGGGCGCGTTTCTTAA